The Iamia majanohamensis genome window below encodes:
- a CDS encoding response regulator — translation MRIVIAEDSVLLREGLTRLLVDAGEEVVGTAGDAEETMAVVEQTAPDIVVTDVRMPPGHSDEGLRAAIEIRRRWPGTAVLVLSQWVEERYATELLAGATDGVGYLLKDRVADVSDFVEAVRRVGAGGTALDPDVVSQLLATSRNRSPLAALTPRETEVLKLMAEGRSNRAVAAALVVSDGAVEKHVSNIFMKLDLPIAEATHRRVQAVLRYLEAAP, via the coding sequence ATGCGCATCGTGATCGCCGAGGACTCCGTGCTGCTCCGCGAGGGCCTCACCCGTCTGCTCGTGGACGCCGGCGAGGAGGTGGTGGGCACCGCGGGCGACGCCGAGGAGACCATGGCGGTGGTCGAGCAGACGGCCCCCGACATCGTGGTCACCGACGTCCGCATGCCCCCCGGCCACAGCGACGAGGGCCTGCGGGCCGCCATCGAGATCCGCCGCCGCTGGCCCGGCACCGCCGTGCTCGTGCTGTCCCAGTGGGTCGAGGAGCGCTACGCCACCGAGCTGCTCGCCGGCGCCACCGACGGCGTGGGCTACCTGCTCAAGGACCGGGTGGCCGACGTGTCCGACTTCGTCGAGGCCGTCCGCCGGGTGGGGGCCGGGGGCACGGCCCTCGACCCCGACGTGGTGTCGCAGCTGCTCGCCACCAGCCGCAACCGCAGCCCGCTCGCCGCCCTCACCCCCCGGGAGACGGAGGTGCTGAAGCTGATGGCCGAGGGGCGGAGCAACCGGGCCGTGGCCGCCGCCCTGGTCGTGTCGGACGGGGCGGTGGAGAAGCACGTCTCCAACATCTTCATGAAGCTCGACCTGCCCATCGCCGAGGCCACCCACCGCCGGGTCCAGGCCGTGCTCCGCTACCTGGAGGCGGCCCCGTGA